Proteins encoded by one window of Kwoniella dejecticola CBS 10117 chromosome 9, complete sequence:
- a CDS encoding mitochondrial 54S ribosomal protein mL60 has translation MFGAFRQSSISFGGLLWKSPWRLSPTRKANQRKRLKQVDSVIAAVAESGIITRSLEKALALPMESEMAAKNKYTTFSKHHRGYRKSQHKVPKWTRLTLRENPKGF, from the exons ATGTTCGGAGCGTTCAGGCAGAGTTCGATATCGTTTGGCGGGTTATTATG GAAATCACCATGGCGATTATCGCCTACTCGAAAAGCCAACCAACGGAAAAGGTTAAAGCAAGTAGATAGTGTGATAGCGGCAGTAGCTGAGTCTGGGATAATAACGAGGAGTCtggagaaggctttggcatTACCTATGGAAAGTGAGATGGCTGCTAAGA ATAAATATACGACCTTCTCGAAACATCATCGCGGATATAGGAAATCGCAGCACAAAGTACCTAAGTGgacgaga TTGACACTGCGCGAAAACCCGAAAGGTTTCTAG